Proteins from a genomic interval of Arachis hypogaea cultivar Tifrunner chromosome 10, arahy.Tifrunner.gnm2.J5K5, whole genome shotgun sequence:
- the LOC112716277 gene encoding selenium-binding protein 1: protein MVAISVEPLNVQNWILPEMPGLITDFLISLDNRFLYFVNWLHGDIRQYNIEGPKNPVLKGQVWVGGLFWNGSSIVAIAEDGNTWQSEVPEVQHLHASFEEETRFFQYALAITSNDIEEIQNFLDKAVGSSCEGLIIKTSDEDSTYEPSNWSNNWLKLKKDYLDKLTLEIY from the exons ATG GTTGCAATATCAGTGGAACCATTGAACGTGCAAAACTGGATTCTTCCAGAGATGCCTGGGCTTATAACTGATTTTTTGATATCGCTCGACAACCGGTTTCTGTACTTTGTGAATTGGCTTCATGGTGATATAAGGCAGTATAATATTGAGGGCCCCAAAAATCCTGTACTCAAAGGTCAAGTATGGGTAGGGGGACTTTTTTGGAATGGAAGTTCCATAGTCGCAATAGCAGAAGATGGTAACACTTGGCAATCTGAAGTTCCAGAAGTTCAG CATCTTCATGCCTCTTTTGAAGAAGAAACTAGATTTTTTCAGTATGCACTGGCAATAACATCAAATGACATTGAGGAAATTCAGAATTTTCTAGACAAAGCTGTTGGGTCAAG CTGTGAGGGATTAATCATTAAAACTTCAGATGAAGATTCTACATATGAACCTTCCAATTGGTCAAACAATTGGCTAAAACTGAAGAAAGATTATCTGGATAA ACTTACACTGGAAATATATTGA